The genomic region TAACCGTTATAATTTTATTACGTGACTCTGCTAATCATATGCATGTCTCATCAGCGTGTACCATCCGGGTCGAAAGGGTCATCAGAACGAACAAAATCAGGGCTAAATCAACGATTGTGGGCACGGATTCAGACTCACTTGAACACTTGGTCGGACCGGTATGTCTCAATGCGAGTCAGCGCTCGGGTAGGACGTCAGGATTGATCACAGAAGCACAAAGAGAAATCCCGGCGCCCTTCAGCGTCAGGAGGATGTCAATGCGCAGTTCAAAAAAGTAATTAGAGCTGCTTTTTTGTTTCAGCTCAATTATTCCGCTGACTCACGAACGGTAATAACGGGAACCGGCGAGTGTCTAACAACTCGCTCTGTGACACTTCCGACAAGGTAATGATCAAGCCCAGTCCGACCATGTGTTCCCATCACCACGGCATCAACTGATTCATCTGTAGCTATTTCAAGTATTGATTCATGCGGGATTCCTTCAGTGATTGTTTGTTCGGTGTCAATATCATCAGGCATTCGCTCAATGGCATTTTCAGTCGCTGACACTGCATGCTCATGTTCGGCGTTTTTCCATACATCAGGGGCAATGCCGCTACTTGGGCTATTGAATCGATTGCGTCCATCAGCAACGGAGATAACATGAACTGTGCTGTCAGCGAGCGCAGCGAGTGACCCAGCATGATCAGCTGCAATCAATGAGGCAGTACTCCCGTCTGTTGGTAAAAGAATTGTTTCATACATCAGTCAGATCCCACCAGCGGCCATCATAAATAGTGCTACAGCGATGATCGCAAATAAACCTCCGACGAATGTTTTAATTGTGTTTGTACTGAGTGCATTTGAGACATATGGGGCAATCTGTCCCCCAAGGACAGTTGCTGGAACGGTGAATATAACCATATTCCATGGTGTTGAGGCAAGACTAATGCTATGCCCACCGACCAGCCCGCCACCAAAGACGTGTACAACCGAAGCAAGAACAGCGGTCAGGGCAACGACAATATGATTTGTCCCAATGGCAACGCGGACTGGGACCTTTGTCCCAAGCATTGAGATAATCCCAAGTTCACCAACGCCAAATCCAGCTAATCCCTGAAATATCCCACCAATGCTATAATTTCCAAATCGACGGAGGTATCCAGCGCGGGTATACTGATAATCATCACCTTGACGATCGACGCGTGTGACCTGACCATTTTCATCTGTGCTGACACCAGCCGGTCCAAGTTTATCTTCATCATTTGGAAGTGATGAGATACCACCATCGGATGCCGTACGATCGATATTTGTGTCATCATCAACGCTTTCAGCTGATGTTTCATTTTCATGATCAAGATCGGTCTGAAATAGCAGATACGAAGCAGCAAGTAATGCAATTGCAAGGAGACCATGGAACAGCGGCTCTGGGATAATGAATGATAAGAGTGCGCCACCGACGACGAATGGAATGGCGCCAGCAACAAGTGCAATCGACAGTCGACGATCAACAAGACCATGCTGGATGAACGCAACAGCCGAGCTTGAGAGCCCAAATGCTTCACTAATCAATCCGACTTTGACGAGCGTTTCAGGCTCGAGCGGTTGGGCAAACAGTGGGAAAATAAAAATCAAAAATGGGACAAATACCGCAGAACCGCTAATCCCGACAGTATTGACCATTGTTGCGCCAAGAAGGAACGCCGGAAAGAGCCACCAGTATTGAACCCAATACTCAATGCCGACGTTAGTCGGGGTAGGGGCAATAAGTAATACAGTCGTAATAAATGCAATAGGTGCAATCAGGACGAAGATATGCTGGTATCGCAAGAACGACTTCTGAATATGACTATATGAGACGGAACTCATGTGTGAATTGAATATAGTGTAATTTTATTGAAACAGGATTACTCGAGCGCAAAGCGTTGCGTGTGGGTTACGCGAATAGGTGCGTTGTTATGATTGGTGGGTATCAGCAAACATAACTGAATTATCGATATGTGTAATAAAAAAGTCATCAACCGCGAAAATGACGATGGTAACAGAGGATGATGGGTCGACACGACGGATGAAGAATGAAAAGTGGTGCTTTGTGACATCTTACGTTATACTCCTATTCGTGTTTTGCTGTTGGGGAGTATTGATTTGCTCCAATGATAAGTAATATTGTGCCATAATATAATATTCCAATCGATAAGAATAAAACTTCATATTTGCGGGAGAAATTCGTTATGTGGACACGAACAGTATCTGAGCATCTCTGTTGTTGTCATTATCGATCATTAATACTTGGATATTAGACATACTCGAGTGGAGAGAGGTCCATCAATTACTATCGGTAGATGAGGGTGATGCAAGTGGGTCTTGACCAGGAT from Haloquadratum walsbyi C23 harbors:
- a CDS encoding universal stress protein, encoding MYETILLPTDGSTASLIAADHAGSLAALADSTVHVISVADGRNRFNSPSSGIAPDVWKNAEHEHAVSATENAIERMPDDIDTEQTITEGIPHESILEIATDESVDAVVMGTHGRTGLDHYLVGSVTERVVRHSPVPVITVRESAE
- a CDS encoding sulfite exporter TauE/SafE family protein, translated to MSSVSYSHIQKSFLRYQHIFVLIAPIAFITTVLLIAPTPTNVGIEYWVQYWWLFPAFLLGATMVNTVGISGSAVFVPFLIFIFPLFAQPLEPETLVKVGLISEAFGLSSSAVAFIQHGLVDRRLSIALVAGAIPFVVGGALLSFIIPEPLFHGLLAIALLAASYLLFQTDLDHENETSAESVDDDTNIDRTASDGGISSLPNDEDKLGPAGVSTDENGQVTRVDRQGDDYQYTRAGYLRRFGNYSIGGIFQGLAGFGVGELGIISMLGTKVPVRVAIGTNHIVVALTAVLASVVHVFGGGLVGGHSISLASTPWNMVIFTVPATVLGGQIAPYVSNALSTNTIKTFVGGLFAIIAVALFMMAAGGI